The Oceanispirochaeta sp. M1 genome has a window encoding:
- a CDS encoding IclR family transcriptional regulator — protein sequence MKQRSVIRAIDILTLLSESLNGLSLNEIVEALDIPKTTAYEILLMLQEKSMVQVEESRVRRYQLGVQAFVIGHRFLRNLELVHTAGPVVDECSEKLGLTIFLAMLDDIEIIYLYKKEPENVVIHTESVGNRAEVYCTSLGKAILSYLPEHELEAILEKVEFRKRTSRTHLDHESLREDLIRCRKRGYALDDREIMDFVSCVGAPVFDHRGKAVAGISAAGLYSEDRDHEKEGAILKEAAMKLSRKLGYDPERKIYRGE from the coding sequence GTGAAACAAAGATCAGTTATCAGAGCCATCGACATACTTACCCTATTATCAGAATCTCTTAATGGGCTTTCTCTGAATGAGATTGTGGAAGCCCTGGATATTCCTAAAACAACAGCCTATGAAATTCTTTTGATGCTGCAGGAAAAATCCATGGTACAGGTGGAAGAGAGCCGGGTCAGACGATATCAGCTGGGTGTTCAGGCTTTTGTCATCGGCCACCGTTTTCTCAGAAATCTGGAATTGGTACATACCGCAGGTCCTGTTGTGGATGAATGTTCAGAAAAACTGGGGCTCACTATCTTTCTGGCAATGCTGGATGATATTGAAATTATTTATCTGTATAAGAAAGAGCCTGAAAATGTAGTGATTCATACAGAGAGTGTGGGAAACCGAGCCGAAGTTTACTGTACCTCACTGGGTAAGGCAATATTATCCTATCTTCCCGAGCATGAGTTGGAAGCCATTCTGGAAAAGGTTGAGTTTAGAAAAAGAACATCCCGTACACATCTGGATCACGAATCACTGAGAGAGGATCTTATTCGCTGCCGTAAGAGAGGTTATGCCCTTGATGACAGGGAGATCATGGATTTTGTTTCCTGTGTCGGTGCCCCAGTTTTTGATCACAGAGGAAAGGCTGTAGCGGGAATCTCTGCTGCCGGTCTCTATTCCGAGGATCGTGATCATGAGAAAGAAGGAGCCATTCTTAAAGAAGCCGCAATGAAGTTGTCCCGAAAACTTGGATACGATCCAGAGCGGAAGATATATAGAGGAGAATAG
- a CDS encoding glycoside hydrolase family 88 protein, translated as MDYFKRVLELADSVAAQGKPGHRWMWGEALLGYAFIELDAWLGEDRYLSHIEKYADHFVANSPRVDQADTSAPALITYALQKKTGREEYKILTDRVLGYIKNEPRLMDDAVNHLGNSLEGKFYPSSIWVDSLMMFSVFPARYAAEKGDKELLDFAARQPGLYAGYMQDAEDKLWYHSYWVKSGTHYPRKKLYWGRGNGWVIAALPMILDHLPRDHPERAGILRVLKETSDALLPYQREDGFWETVFNKKGKTYRESSATALIACGWLHSVNKGYLDDSFKVPAVKAFESVCSIITERKKGLAMPEISGPTIPLQFLPFSGYKFIPRGDNWDYGLAALFLAAIQYDKMIREI; from the coding sequence TTGGATTATTTTAAAAGAGTTTTAGAATTAGCAGACTCAGTTGCTGCACAGGGAAAACCGGGGCATCGCTGGATGTGGGGAGAGGCTCTCCTGGGTTATGCCTTTATCGAGCTGGATGCCTGGCTTGGTGAAGACCGGTACCTGTCCCATATTGAAAAATATGCCGACCATTTTGTAGCAAATTCTCCCCGGGTTGATCAGGCAGATACATCTGCCCCCGCACTGATTACTTATGCACTTCAGAAGAAGACAGGACGGGAAGAATATAAAATCTTAACCGACCGTGTTCTGGGTTATATAAAGAATGAACCCCGACTTATGGACGATGCTGTAAATCATCTGGGAAATTCCCTGGAGGGGAAATTCTATCCCTCTTCAATCTGGGTAGACTCCCTTATGATGTTTTCAGTGTTCCCCGCCCGGTATGCTGCAGAGAAGGGTGATAAAGAACTTCTTGATTTTGCCGCCCGTCAGCCCGGGCTCTATGCCGGTTATATGCAGGATGCTGAGGATAAACTCTGGTATCACAGTTATTGGGTTAAATCGGGAACCCACTATCCCCGGAAGAAACTTTACTGGGGTCGTGGAAACGGCTGGGTCATTGCAGCACTTCCAATGATCCTGGATCATCTGCCCCGGGATCATCCTGAAAGAGCTGGAATTCTCAGGGTTTTGAAAGAGACATCAGATGCTCTTCTTCCCTATCAGAGAGAGGATGGTTTCTGGGAGACCGTATTCAATAAAAAAGGAAAAACCTATAGAGAGTCCAGTGCGACGGCTCTTATTGCCTGCGGCTGGCTTCACTCTGTAAATAAGGGATATCTGGATGATTCCTTCAAAGTACCAGCAGTAAAAGCCTTTGAATCTGTCTGTTCTATTATCACAGAACGAAAAAAAGGACTGGCTATGCCGGAAATCTCAGGCCCCACAATTCCACTGCAGTTCCTCCCTTTTTCCGGCTATAAATTTATCCCCCGGGGAGATAACTGGGATTACGGTCTGGCCGCCCTTTTCCTGGCTGCCATTCAATATGACAAAATGATTAGAGAAATCTAA
- the kduI gene encoding 5-dehydro-4-deoxy-D-glucuronate isomerase: MEIRYADHPEDAKKYTTQEIRKRYLVDTLFVQDEIKLTYSHVDRIMVGGIMPSAETLTLEAGKEMGVDFFLERREMGVINIGGAGSLVLDGEVFKIGSREGAYVGMGVKEVSFKSDDASNPAKFYMNSAPAHHTYPTVLIDLEKANKVHLGDEANLNKRTINQFVHPAVCQSCQLVMGMTILEPGSVWNTMPCHTHERRMEVYMYFDMEEQTKVFHLMGQPDETRHIVMSNEQAVISPSWSIHSGVGTSNYTFIWGMCGENITFDDMDFVDMKDMK; encoded by the coding sequence ATGGAAATCAGGTATGCAGACCATCCCGAGGATGCAAAGAAGTATACAACCCAGGAGATCAGAAAACGATATCTTGTGGATACTCTTTTTGTTCAGGACGAGATCAAACTGACCTACTCTCATGTAGACCGAATTATGGTGGGAGGTATTATGCCTTCTGCAGAGACTCTTACTCTGGAAGCCGGAAAAGAGATGGGTGTGGACTTCTTTCTGGAACGTCGTGAAATGGGTGTCATCAACATAGGTGGAGCAGGTTCTCTTGTTCTGGATGGTGAAGTTTTTAAGATAGGCAGCAGGGAAGGTGCTTATGTGGGAATGGGTGTGAAGGAAGTCTCCTTTAAGAGTGATGATGCCTCCAATCCCGCTAAATTCTATATGAACAGTGCCCCGGCCCATCATACATACCCCACAGTTCTTATTGACCTTGAAAAGGCCAATAAGGTGCACCTTGGTGATGAGGCTAATTTGAATAAGAGAACTATCAATCAGTTTGTTCATCCCGCAGTATGTCAGAGCTGTCAGCTGGTAATGGGAATGACCATTCTGGAGCCCGGCTCCGTATGGAATACCATGCCCTGTCATACTCATGAGAGACGGATGGAAGTTTATATGTACTTTGATATGGAAGAGCAGACAAAGGTTTTTCACCTTATGGGACAGCCCGATGAGACACGCCACATCGTGATGAGTAATGAGCAGGCTGTTATCTCTCCCAGCTGGTCTATTCATTCCGGAGTGGGGACAAGTAACTACACTTTTATCTGGGGAATGTGCGGTGAGAATATCACTTTTGACGACATGGACTTTGTAGATATGAAGGATATGAAATAA
- a CDS encoding sugar phosphate isomerase/epimerase has translation MNTELALQTFTIRKSLKKASDRNTAFRQMKKAGVSGIELARIKFTPEVINHINKLRKRDKINVLSTQIKLDTILKDIDWTIEFHKLLECPRAVVSVISFKYLKKGREGLEEYAGILNETGRKLKEEGIQLLFHHHNFEFVPLAGEEGIDGMDILLEELDPEYVGFVLDTYWLQRSGHDPAAFIRSMKGRVKGVHLRDMTLKGPIWNPGIRDCELGEGHLDFKGILEACEEAEVEYAAIEQDSAAPWKSIGISLAHLDSFLPKQRR, from the coding sequence ATGAATACCGAGCTGGCTTTACAGACCTTCACCATCCGGAAATCTCTGAAGAAAGCTTCAGACCGGAATACAGCCTTCAGACAGATGAAAAAGGCCGGAGTCAGCGGCATAGAGCTGGCCCGGATCAAATTCACTCCTGAAGTAATAAATCACATCAATAAACTGAGGAAAAGAGATAAAATCAATGTTCTCAGTACTCAGATCAAACTGGATACCATTCTCAAGGATATTGACTGGACCATCGAGTTTCATAAGCTCCTCGAATGCCCACGGGCTGTGGTCTCCGTTATCAGTTTTAAATATCTGAAGAAGGGCAGAGAGGGGCTGGAGGAGTATGCCGGCATACTTAACGAGACTGGGCGTAAGCTGAAGGAAGAGGGGATACAGCTTCTTTTTCATCATCACAACTTTGAGTTTGTTCCTCTGGCAGGCGAAGAGGGAATCGACGGTATGGACATACTTCTCGAAGAACTGGATCCAGAGTATGTGGGCTTTGTTCTGGATACCTACTGGCTGCAGAGGAGCGGTCATGATCCTGCCGCCTTTATCCGCAGTATGAAAGGCCGGGTTAAGGGTGTGCATCTAAGAGATATGACTCTTAAGGGGCCTATCTGGAATCCCGGTATCCGGGACTGCGAATTGGGAGAGGGGCACCTGGACTTTAAGGGGATTCTGGAAGCCTGTGAGGAGGCGGAAGTTGAGTATGCCGCCATTGAGCAGGACAGTGCCGCTCCCTGGAAGAGTATAGGCATAAGCCTTGCTCATCTGGATTCATTTTTACCTAAGCAAAGGAGATAA
- a CDS encoding MFS transporter: MSMNEKVSRKEKYIFASGDLYGGGAQLIIGFYYLIFLTDVVRIRPALAGTVILISKIWDAVSDPLMGVITDNTRTKWGRRKPYFLIGFFGILISFFFLWYPVAFEMESARFVYVLISYLFYSTIQTIVMVPYSAMSSEISNDYKERTVINGTRLFFSQFASLLCAVLPLEVVKMFQDERAGYMAMAATFAIFFAVPFILIFFVAKERVPVPHEKSRFDLTALLKPFKLRSFRILIAIYLFAFLAMDIISTVFAYFMNYYLNRPDELNYVLGAMLITQIVLVPAVIKIATVKDKTFVLKYSIVLWAIGAVLLGMMNTAWPSWSIYVIAVIIGSGIIGCVVMPWTMYPDVTDAGELAFGKRISGSFSGIMTFMRKFSSAIGIFIVSQILDISGYIKPQDISENGITKKIMMEQPETLITALKFIVIFFPLFLLGLVLFNTFRYPLNASIHKRLRIQLDFQRGETDKGLDEEEVKDIRKKLIG, from the coding sequence ATGAGTATGAATGAAAAAGTATCCCGTAAAGAGAAGTATATCTTTGCATCGGGAGATCTTTATGGAGGCGGAGCCCAGTTAATCATCGGGTTCTACTATCTTATTTTTTTAACCGATGTGGTCCGAATCCGTCCAGCCCTGGCCGGTACTGTTATCCTGATCAGTAAGATCTGGGATGCAGTATCAGATCCCCTTATGGGTGTTATTACCGACAACACAAGGACAAAGTGGGGGAGGAGAAAGCCCTATTTTCTGATTGGATTTTTCGGAATCCTCATCTCCTTTTTCTTTCTCTGGTATCCCGTTGCTTTTGAGATGGAATCAGCCCGCTTTGTATATGTTCTGATCTCCTATCTGTTCTATTCGACCATACAGACTATTGTTATGGTCCCCTATTCAGCAATGTCCAGTGAGATCAGTAATGATTACAAAGAGAGAACTGTTATCAACGGTACCAGACTGTTCTTCTCCCAGTTTGCGAGCCTCCTCTGTGCGGTTCTGCCTCTGGAAGTCGTAAAGATGTTTCAGGATGAAAGGGCCGGTTATATGGCCATGGCGGCTACCTTTGCAATCTTTTTTGCAGTCCCCTTTATTCTCATCTTCTTCGTAGCCAAAGAGAGGGTTCCCGTACCCCATGAAAAAAGCAGGTTTGACCTTACGGCTCTGCTGAAGCCCTTTAAACTGAGAAGCTTCCGTATCCTTATTGCCATCTATCTTTTTGCCTTTCTGGCAATGGATATAATCTCAACAGTATTTGCCTACTTTATGAATTACTACCTGAACCGCCCTGATGAACTGAATTATGTTCTGGGTGCCATGCTGATTACTCAAATTGTCCTTGTTCCGGCAGTTATTAAGATTGCCACCGTGAAGGATAAGACCTTTGTTTTAAAATATTCTATTGTTTTATGGGCCATAGGAGCTGTCCTTTTAGGAATGATGAATACTGCCTGGCCCTCATGGAGTATCTATGTCATCGCAGTTATTATCGGCAGCGGGATAATCGGATGTGTGGTTATGCCCTGGACAATGTATCCTGATGTCACCGATGCGGGAGAGTTGGCTTTCGGTAAACGTATCTCAGGCTCCTTCAGCGGTATTATGACCTTCATGAGGAAATTTTCATCGGCTATCGGGATATTTATTGTCTCCCAGATTCTGGATATTTCCGGCTATATCAAACCTCAGGATATTTCAGAAAACGGAATCACAAAGAAAATTATGATGGAACAGCCTGAGACTCTGATTACAGCACTCAAGTTTATTGTCATTTTCTTTCCACTGTTTCTACTCGGTCTTGTTCTCTTCAATACTTTCCGCTATCCCCTGAATGCATCAATCCACAAGAGACTGCGCATACAGCTGGACTTTCAGCGTGGCGAAACTGATAAGGGACTGGACGAAGAGGAAGTTAAAGATATCAGAAAGAAACTGATTGGCTGA
- the glmS gene encoding glutamine--fructose-6-phosphate transaminase (isomerizing), translated as MCGIVGYLGNKEAVPVLLRGLKQLEYRGYDSSGIGILHRKKIKVVKEEGKLSRLEAKITEKYSSTIGIGHTRWATHGGVTTENAHPHSGPEGKVAIVHNGIIDNFAILKKELLAKGNIFHSETDSEVVAHLVESYLEYGPEKAVSMALDRLDGTYGMLILFQEHPDMIIGARNGSPLVVGVGQNEMFLASDAMAFATYTQHAIFIEDGEMVVLNSDEYRVVNRQNMQIDKSVERLDLDVAGIDKQGFSHFLLKEIFEQPESVFRAMGRGGRLLPDYGTSLLGGLNMDKRDFYDIKKIHILAMGTAMYAGELGKYIIEDLARIPVEVSDASELCGINPIVDKDTIFVAISQSGETRDTIAAVQEIKQKGGRVLGILNAVGSTLARMTDGGAYIHAGSEISVASTKAFTSQVTVLALLALMIGRTRDISLVRGKELVNELMALPDKIRIILEKAEEIKAMADELKEHDSVMYMGRGINFPVAMEAALKLKEVSYIHAEAYSAGSLKHGPLALISEDIPSVFICTKGDYQEKTISNIQEVRARNGRVLVISNYEDETLRRVADKLFVVPDSDPLLSPLLTIVPCQLLGYYTALALDRDIDQPRNLAKSVTTD; from the coding sequence ATGTGTGGAATAGTCGGATATTTAGGAAACAAGGAAGCTGTTCCTGTACTGCTGCGCGGACTGAAACAGCTGGAATACAGGGGTTATGACTCTTCGGGAATCGGTATACTTCACCGCAAGAAGATCAAAGTTGTAAAGGAGGAGGGTAAGCTCTCCCGCCTTGAAGCAAAAATCACTGAAAAATATTCCTCCACAATTGGAATCGGTCATACCCGCTGGGCCACACACGGTGGAGTTACCACAGAGAACGCCCACCCCCACAGCGGACCCGAAGGGAAGGTTGCGATCGTTCATAACGGAATCATCGACAATTTTGCCATTCTTAAAAAAGAGTTGCTTGCCAAAGGCAATATTTTTCACAGTGAGACTGACTCCGAAGTCGTAGCCCACCTGGTGGAGTCCTATCTGGAATACGGACCCGAGAAAGCCGTTTCAATGGCTCTGGACAGACTGGACGGAACCTACGGAATGCTTATCCTTTTCCAGGAACATCCGGATATGATCATCGGTGCCAGAAATGGATCTCCCCTGGTTGTCGGGGTCGGACAGAATGAAATGTTTCTGGCCTCCGATGCAATGGCTTTTGCTACATATACACAGCATGCTATTTTTATCGAAGACGGTGAAATGGTAGTTCTCAACAGCGATGAATATCGTGTTGTAAACCGTCAGAATATGCAGATAGACAAGAGTGTTGAACGGCTTGATCTGGATGTAGCGGGTATCGACAAGCAGGGATTTTCCCATTTTCTTTTAAAAGAGATCTTTGAACAGCCTGAATCGGTTTTCCGTGCCATGGGAAGGGGAGGGCGTCTTCTCCCCGATTATGGAACATCCCTTCTGGGTGGACTCAATATGGATAAACGCGATTTCTATGACATCAAAAAAATCCATATTCTTGCCATGGGTACAGCCATGTATGCCGGTGAACTGGGTAAATATATCATAGAAGATCTGGCACGTATTCCCGTTGAAGTTTCTGATGCCTCAGAGCTTTGCGGCATCAATCCCATTGTAGATAAAGACACAATCTTTGTGGCTATCAGCCAGTCCGGTGAAACAAGAGATACAATCGCCGCCGTTCAGGAGATTAAGCAGAAGGGGGGGCGTGTCCTCGGTATCCTTAATGCAGTCGGTTCTACACTGGCCCGCATGACAGATGGAGGTGCCTACATCCATGCTGGATCTGAAATCTCTGTGGCCAGTACCAAGGCCTTTACCAGTCAGGTTACTGTTCTGGCCCTTCTGGCTCTTATGATAGGACGGACCCGGGACATCTCTCTGGTTCGCGGTAAGGAGCTGGTGAATGAATTGATGGCTCTGCCCGATAAGATCAGAATCATTCTGGAGAAAGCAGAAGAGATCAAGGCAATGGCTGACGAACTTAAGGAGCATGACTCGGTTATGTATATGGGTAGAGGGATTAACTTCCCCGTTGCCATGGAAGCAGCCCTTAAGCTTAAAGAGGTCAGCTATATTCATGCCGAAGCCTACAGTGCAGGGTCACTCAAGCATGGCCCCCTTGCTCTTATCTCCGAGGATATCCCTTCCGTATTTATCTGTACAAAGGGTGATTATCAGGAAAAGACCATCAGTAATATTCAGGAAGTCCGTGCCCGTAACGGCAGGGTTCTTGTCATCTCGAATTATGAGGATGAGACTCTGAGAAGGGTTGCGGATAAACTCTTTGTGGTTCCCGACTCCGATCCCCTGCTGTCTCCTCTGCTGACCATTGTTCCCTGTCAGCTTCTGGGTTATTACACAGCCCTGGCTCTGGATCGGGACATTGATCAGCCCCGTAACCTGGCCAAGTCGGTGACTACGGACTAG